The following proteins are co-located in the Triticum aestivum cultivar Chinese Spring chromosome 1A, IWGSC CS RefSeq v2.1, whole genome shotgun sequence genome:
- the LOC123038214 gene encoding dihydrolipoyl dehydrogenase 2, chloroplastic — MHSVSISASASASAIASGGARSKAAAGRRPSEIRFCGLRGDALACGSLRASHAAAATSRAVLRAASANGAAGSGDGFDYDLVIIGAGVGGHGAALHAVEEGLKTAIIEGDVVGGTCVNRGCVPSKALLAVSGRMRELHDEHHMKSLGLQVSSTGYDRQAVADHANNLASKIRSNLTNSMKAMGVDILTGFGKIVGKQRVRYGKVGFPEKEITAKNIIIATGSVPFVPKGIEIDGKTVFTSDHALKLESVPDWIAIVGSGYIGLEFSDVYTALGSEVTFVEALDQLMPGFDPEIAKLAQRVLINTRKIDYHTGVFASKITPAKDGKPVLIELIDAKTKEHKETLEVDAALIATGRAPFTSGLGLENINVVTQRGFIPVDERMQVTDADGNVVPNLFCIGDANGKLMLAHAASAQGISVVEQISGRDHILNHLSIPAACFTHPEISMVGLTEPQAREKADNEGFEVSVVKTSFKANTKALAENEGDGIAKMIYRPDTGEILGVHILGLHAADLIHEASNAIALGTRLQELKLAVHAHPTLSEVLDELFKAAKVNSGVSHSVNEPVAA, encoded by the exons ATGCactccgtctccatctccgcctcggcctcggcctcggcgatCGCCAGCGGAGGCGCCAGAtccaaggcggcggcggggcgccggccCAGCGAGATCCGGTTCTGCGGGCTACGGGGCGATGCTCTCGCGTGCGGCTCGCTGCGGGCCTCTCACGCCGCGGCGGCCACCAGCCGCGCGGTGCTGAGGGCGGCGTCCGCGAACGGCGCGGCGGGGAGCGGCGACGGGTTCGATTACGACCTCGTAATCATCGGAGCCGGCGTCGGTGGGCACGGCGCCGCGCTCCACGCCGTGGAGGAG GGGTTGAAAACCGCCATTATCGAGGGAGATGTTGTGGGTGGGACCTGTGTGAACAGGGGCTGTGTTCCGTCCAAAGCACTTCTTGCTGTCAGTGGTCGGATGagagagcttcatgatgaacatcacaTGAAGTCCCTGGGTCTACAG GTTTCTTCAACTGGATATGACAGACAAGCTGTTGCTGATCATGCAAATAATCTTGCCTCCAAAATCAGAAGCAACTTGACTAATTCAATGAAGGCTATGGGAGTGGATATATTAACTGGGTTTGGCAAAATTGTG GGAAAGCAAAGGGTACGATACGGAAAAGTTGGTTTTCCAGAAAAAGAAatcactgcaaagaacatcatcatTGCCACTGGATCAGTTCCTTTTGTTCCCAAGGGCATAGAAATTGACG GCAAGACTGTATTTACTAGTGACCATGCATTAAAACTTGAATCCGTTCCGGACTGGATAGCTATTGTTGGAAGTGGTTATATTGGACTTGAATTCAGCGATGTGTACACAGCTCTAGGAAGCGAG GTTACCTTTGTTGAAGCTCTTGACCAGCTGATGCCTGGTTTTGATCCTGAAATCGCAAAATTGGCCCAGAGAGTCCTTATCAATACAAGGAAAATTGACTATCACACTGGTGTTTTTGCAAGCAAG ATTACTCCGGCAAAGGATGGAAAGCCTGTGTTGATTGAGCTCATTGATGCCAAAACGAAGGAACACAAAGAAACACTTGAG GTGGACGCAGCCCTTATAGCCACTGGAAGAGCACCATTTACCAGCGGACTTGGCTTGGAAAAT ATTAATGTTGTTACACAGCGTGGTTTTATTCCTGTTGATGAGCGGATGCAAGTCACGGATGCTGATGGCAATGTG GTGCCGAATTTATTTTGCATTGGAGATGCGAATGGTAAACTCATGCTTGCCCATGCTGCCAGTGCACAGGGAATCTCAG TCGTTGAGCAAATCTCTGGGAGGGACCACATTCTAAACCATTTAAGCATCCCAGCTGCTTGTTTCACTCATCCAGAAATCAGTATGGTTGGGCTGACAGAG CCGCAAGCCAGAGAAAAGGCTGATAACGAAGGATTTGAAGTAAGTGTTGTTAAGACCAGCTTTAAGGCCAACACAAAAGCTTTGGCAGAAAATGAAGGCGACGGAATTGCTAAG ATGATCTACCGACCTGACACGGGAGAAATTCTTGGTGTTCACATCTTGGGTTTGCATGCTGCTGACCTCATCCACGAGGCATCAAATGCCATTGCCCTAGGAACTCGTTTGCAA GAACTTAAGCTTGCTGTTCATGCACACCCAACGTTGTCCGAAGTCCTCGACGAACTCTTCAAAGCGGCCAAG GTTAATTCAGGTGTCTCTCATTCTGTAAATGAACCAGTTGCAGCCTAA